The genomic window AGGTAATTTATCCGAAACGAAAATTGATAACAAATCGTGTATTAAATCCCCCTCTAAGAAACGTACTGGTTTGAGTGCTAACAATGGATCTAACAAAAATGTATTGGGGTCAGCAAGCGCTGTAACAATGCATTTCATTGCATCTTCACGTGCAACGCAAGCATTATCTGCTGTATACGTTCCTAGGAGTTCAATCATAACTTTAGCTGACAATTCCAAGTTTGTATCTTTTGTTACATCGTGTAATAAGCGATACAGCTTTTGCATTTGTTCACTAGATGGTGGGCAATTAGCGAATTGTGTTTTCAATTGATCAACTCCAGTAAAAACTTCTAAAACTTGATCACTCTGTTTTGCTACTTGCACCAGGTGGTAATACACATGGTAGCGTAAGGGTGATGAGGTATCTAAGTTATTGAATAGACGCCACAACGATTCCAAACAAACTTTTGCCAATGGTACATTTGGTGCCTTTGTCATTTTTTCACAGTATGCCAAAACTATGTTTTCGCCACGATCAAGTGGTATCTGTGTATAAGAATTATAATTAGAACATACATTAGTTTTTATGTAAGTGAAAGTATTTTAAAAACTTACCGTAATCATTATGGATACGATACTATTGAGTATGCCATCAATCTGAGAAGGCTCACCGTCTTTGAAGCAAACATCGCAAACACCAATGATTTTGTGTAAATCGTCCTCAACGCCTTTGTTCGACTTTTCAGAAGAAATTTCAGCCCCTAGTTTTTTAAAGAACTTTCTCAATTCTTGCACCTGCAAAAAGAAGTCTGTAGTGCACCTCAATTCATCACCACACATAACCTTAAACTCAGAGGAGTTCATTTCTTATCGACTTAGAGAAGTTTATCAATTTACCTGTTCGTCCAGAGACAAGTCAATAAAAACTGGCGGTGAGTTCATAATTGTTTAATCTTCAAAGTACCTTTCAAAGCAAATATATGACCCACTTAATTCGCACCTACGTGTGTACTTACGTAGCAAAATAGCAACCACATTAATGTTAGCAACAATAAAAGAAACTAGAGCCGGCAAATATTCATGTTCCTGCGATTTTATC from Eurosta solidaginis isolate ZX-2024a chromosome 3, ASM4086904v1, whole genome shotgun sequence includes these protein-coding regions:
- the eIF3m gene encoding eukaryotic translation initiation factor 3 subunit M isoform X2, producing the protein MNSPPVFIDLSLDEQVQELRKFFKKLGAEISSEKSNKGVEDDLHKIIGVCDVCFKDGEPSQIDGILNSIVSIMITIPLDRGENIVLAYCEKMTKAPNVPLAKVCLESLWRLFNNLDTSSPLRYHVYYHLVQVAKQSDQVLEVFTGVDQLKTQFANCPPSSEQMQKLYRLLHDVTKDTNLELSAKVMIELLGTYTADNACVAREDAMKCIVTALADPNTFLLDPLLALKPVRFLEGDLIHDLLSIFVSDKLPSYIQFYEDHKEFVNSQGLNHEQNMKKMRLLTFMQLAESNPEMSFETLTKELQIKEDEVEPFVIEVLKTKLVQARLDQANRKVHISSTMHRTFGAPQWQQLRDLLYAWKDNLSAVREGLASVSAAQLDLARSQKLVH
- the eIF3m gene encoding eukaryotic translation initiation factor 3 subunit M isoform X1, with the translated sequence MNSPPVFIDLSLDEQVMCGDELRCTTDFFLQVQELRKFFKKLGAEISSEKSNKGVEDDLHKIIGVCDVCFKDGEPSQIDGILNSIVSIMITIPLDRGENIVLAYCEKMTKAPNVPLAKVCLESLWRLFNNLDTSSPLRYHVYYHLVQVAKQSDQVLEVFTGVDQLKTQFANCPPSSEQMQKLYRLLHDVTKDTNLELSAKVMIELLGTYTADNACVAREDAMKCIVTALADPNTFLLDPLLALKPVRFLEGDLIHDLLSIFVSDKLPSYIQFYEDHKEFVNSQGLNHEQNMKKMRLLTFMQLAESNPEMSFETLTKELQIKEDEVEPFVIEVLKTKLVQARLDQANRKVHISSTMHRTFGAPQWQQLRDLLYAWKDNLSAVREGLASVSAAQLDLARSQKLVH